The proteins below come from a single Saccharophagus degradans 2-40 genomic window:
- a CDS encoding HPF/RaiA family ribosome-associated protein gives MKPNADVVYRDLDTSPALNDVIYKKMEKLHRYSDSIIHSKVVLDSPHNQKHKGKLYRASIEIGLKGHPLTVSQDAPNVHIAVRDAFAAAERKIKEDNSKRRPTRH, from the coding sequence ATGAAGCCAAATGCAGACGTGGTTTACCGCGATTTAGACACCTCACCTGCACTGAATGATGTTATCTATAAGAAAATGGAGAAGCTGCACCGCTATTCAGACTCCATAATTCACAGCAAGGTTGTGTTAGACAGCCCCCACAACCAGAAGCACAAAGGCAAACTCTACCGAGCCTCTATTGAAATTGGCTTGAAAGGCCATCCGCTCACTGTGAGCCAAGATGCCCCTAACGTGCATATTGCCGTAAGAGACGCTTTTGCCGCTGCTGAACGAAAAATCAAAGAAGACAACAGCAAACGCCGCCCAACAAGACATTAA
- a CDS encoding GlxA family transcriptional regulator, protein MKVVFLLCPNMLATSVTLPLELLRAAEALNNSARDLKNKNVKALDIQLASVNGQPVKTHTGLTLNADCAVQGCDDADIVYLPALWRNPFPTVSGSPTTTAWLNNLYENGCTIAGVGTGCCFMAEAGLLDNKPATTHWHFFDAFQHRYPLVQLKRQYFITQAGNLYCTGSVNALADLTVLFIQRYYSKHVASHVERHFFHEIRQAYQSGTSLLEQENSHPDEEIIQTQIWLRDNFAKEIKLNDVAQLFSMSPRTFTRRFKSATGRTPLHYLQNIRIDVAKDLLQTSNLSVSEIMFRVGYHDPTHFTNLFKKSLGVTPSQYRTTVRAKLFSV, encoded by the coding sequence ATGAAAGTAGTCTTCTTACTCTGCCCCAATATGCTTGCCACCAGCGTAACCTTACCGCTGGAACTACTACGCGCAGCCGAGGCACTAAACAATTCCGCGCGCGACCTTAAAAATAAAAATGTAAAAGCGCTGGATATACAACTTGCTTCTGTGAACGGCCAACCAGTGAAAACCCATACAGGGTTAACCTTAAATGCCGATTGCGCGGTGCAGGGCTGTGATGATGCCGATATTGTTTATTTGCCGGCGTTGTGGCGCAACCCGTTTCCCACAGTATCTGGCTCGCCAACCACTACCGCATGGCTAAACAACTTATATGAAAATGGATGCACAATTGCAGGTGTAGGCACGGGCTGCTGCTTTATGGCAGAAGCAGGCCTGCTCGACAACAAACCCGCTACCACTCATTGGCATTTTTTCGATGCCTTTCAGCACCGCTACCCGCTCGTGCAACTAAAACGACAATATTTTATTACCCAAGCGGGCAACCTTTATTGCACAGGCAGTGTGAACGCCCTTGCGGATTTAACCGTACTGTTTATACAGCGCTATTATTCAAAGCACGTAGCCAGCCATGTAGAAAGACATTTTTTTCACGAAATTAGGCAAGCCTACCAAAGCGGCACAAGCTTACTAGAGCAAGAAAACTCTCACCCAGATGAGGAGATTATTCAAACACAAATTTGGCTGCGCGATAATTTCGCAAAAGAGATTAAATTGAATGATGTTGCCCAGCTATTTAGCATGAGCCCAAGAACGTTTACCCGTCGCTTTAAAAGCGCAACCGGTCGCACGCCACTACATTACCTGCAAAATATTCGCATAGACGTAGCCAAAGACTTATTGCAAACCAGTAATTTAAGCGTATCCGAAATAATGTTTCGCGTGGGTTATCACGACCCTACACACTTCACCAATTTATTTAAAAAATCGTTAGGTGTTACACCCAGCCAATACAGAACAACCGTAAGAGCAAAATTATTTAGCGTTTAA
- the speA gene encoding biosynthetic arginine decarboxylase — MKIPFKKGWSIADSTELYGVNDWGVGYFSVSEDGKVIVTPNIDGKTIELPLLNVVSDIKDRGMDVPVLIRFEDLLEEQIGRLNNAFTTAIKASNYQGQYRGVFPIKVNQQCHVIEEIAEVGAKYGHGLEAGSKPELIIALAHLESQDACIVCNGYKDAEFIDLGLQACKMGYKCFFVIETPSELPIIIERSRKLGIKPMIGVRVKLASMVGGHWNATSGDRSIFGLSIAQLIEMVDTLKAEGMLDCLKLLHYHLGSQIPNIRDIRSGVLEACHVYNELVKEGAAMGYLDLGGGLAVDYDGSKSNYIHSKNYTLDEYCTDIVDVIISTLDPQGVEHPTIITESGRATIAYSSVLVFNVLDVAKFEPASPVDEVQEDEHELIHNLKESLDSVSLRNIQECYNDTVYYRDEIRELFKRGQISLRSRSLAENLFLQTMHRLVALADDAPRTMHEIEKLKEQLSDIYYCNFSLFQSLPDIWAIDQIFPISPIHRLNEFPDRNAMIADITCDCDGKIDRFSNMHETRKTLPLHDLKANEEYYIGVFLVGAYQETLGDLHNLFGDTNVVSVRVQKDGSYDFSDEIEGDSIADVLTYVEYQPQNLRERFRKIAERSVRQGFITGAERQSIMKTFSDSMMGYTYYEKD; from the coding sequence TTGAAAATACCGTTTAAAAAAGGTTGGTCTATCGCCGATTCAACTGAGTTGTATGGCGTGAATGACTGGGGTGTAGGCTACTTTTCTGTGTCTGAAGACGGCAAAGTGATTGTAACCCCCAATATTGACGGCAAAACCATCGAACTTCCATTGTTAAACGTGGTTTCCGACATTAAGGATCGGGGCATGGATGTGCCCGTTTTAATACGCTTTGAAGATTTACTAGAAGAACAAATAGGCCGCTTAAACAACGCTTTTACTACCGCAATCAAAGCCAGCAACTACCAAGGCCAATACCGTGGCGTGTTCCCTATTAAGGTGAATCAGCAGTGCCACGTTATTGAAGAAATCGCCGAAGTGGGCGCTAAATATGGTCACGGCCTTGAGGCGGGCTCTAAACCCGAGCTCATCATTGCGCTAGCCCACCTAGAAAGCCAAGACGCTTGTATTGTGTGCAATGGCTATAAAGATGCCGAGTTCATCGATTTAGGCCTACAGGCCTGCAAAATGGGCTATAAGTGCTTCTTTGTAATCGAAACGCCGTCTGAGCTACCTATTATTATTGAACGCAGCCGCAAGCTGGGCATTAAGCCTATGATTGGCGTGCGCGTTAAATTAGCCTCTATGGTTGGTGGACACTGGAACGCCACCAGTGGTGATCGGTCTATTTTTGGCCTATCTATTGCCCAACTTATTGAAATGGTAGATACCCTCAAAGCCGAAGGCATGCTCGACTGCCTTAAGCTGCTGCACTACCACCTGGGCTCGCAAATTCCAAATATTCGCGACATTCGCTCTGGCGTGCTTGAAGCCTGTCACGTTTACAACGAGCTAGTTAAAGAAGGCGCGGCTATGGGCTACCTAGATTTAGGTGGTGGCTTAGCGGTGGATTACGACGGCTCCAAATCTAACTATATTCACTCTAAAAACTACACCCTAGATGAATACTGCACAGATATAGTGGATGTCATTATTTCTACCCTAGACCCGCAAGGTGTAGAGCACCCTACAATTATTACCGAATCTGGCCGGGCAACTATCGCCTATTCATCTGTACTTGTATTCAACGTATTGGATGTCGCTAAGTTTGAGCCGGCCTCACCTGTAGATGAAGTACAAGAAGACGAGCACGAGCTTATACACAACTTAAAAGAGTCGCTAGATTCTGTATCGCTGCGTAATATTCAAGAGTGCTATAACGATACCGTTTACTATCGCGACGAGATAAGAGAGCTATTTAAACGCGGTCAAATATCTTTGCGCTCTCGCTCACTTGCAGAAAACCTATTTCTACAAACCATGCACCGCTTGGTGGCACTTGCCGATGATGCCCCGCGCACCATGCATGAAATAGAAAAGTTAAAAGAGCAGCTATCTGATATTTACTACTGCAACTTCAGTTTGTTCCAGTCGCTGCCAGATATTTGGGCTATTGATCAAATTTTCCCAATCAGCCCTATTCATCGCTTAAACGAGTTCCCCGATCGCAACGCGATGATTGCCGATATAACCTGCGACTGCGACGGCAAGATAGACCGCTTTAGCAATATGCACGAAACCCGCAAAACTTTGCCGCTGCACGATTTAAAAGCAAACGAAGAATATTATATAGGCGTGTTTTTAGTAGGCGCCTATCAAGAAACGCTGGGCGACTTACACAATTTGTTTGGCGATACCAACGTGGTTAGCGTGCGCGTTCAAAAAGATGGCAGCTACGATTTTTCCGACGAAATTGAAGGCGATAGCATTGCCGACGTACTCACCTACGTTGAGTACCAACCGCAAAACTTACGCGAGCGGTTCCGCAAAATTGCAGAGCGCTCTGTTCGCCAAGGCTTCATTACAGGCGCCGAACGCCAATCCATAATGAAAACTTTTTCAGATAGCATGATGGGTTACACCTACTACGAAAAAGACTAA
- a CDS encoding beta-ketoacyl synthase, producing the protein MTNHSSVLPLIVGFGGFNAAGRSSGHQAYSRMVLESLGVNERNQTIAGLSALMGLKGADEEAVLSGTLVRRLETRFFDPEAAPGVKKLAPMDAVKGVNQYLVSGKELPKPLPAGWTAEPLDEGGKQFRVTLPQEQAVFVEHNTPMAVQAAGQLPTGFEPGDHYRSQHHPRGLQMSILGASDAVKSMGLAWSEIVQLVTPDQIAVYSSSVMSQLDATGFGGMMQARQRGVRPTSKQLAMGLNTMPADFINAYVLGSLGATAGIAGACATFLYNLRQGVEDIRSGRRKVVIVGSAEAPIVPEVMDGYAAMSALATDTNLMKLDGVATPDYRRASRPFGDNCGFTLAESSQYVVLMADDLALELGAQVFGAVPGVYVNADGYKKSISAPGAGNYITMAKAVGLAQTLVGEQVVKHQSFVQAHGSSTPQNRVTESRIFDRVAEAFGIESWPVAAVKSYVGHSLGPASGDQLATSLGIFAKGIVPGVKTIAKVADDVFAQRLSIGLNDQNVGVENCSVAFLNSKGFGGNNATATVFSPSIANGYLLKKYGTERFATYSSAQEKTTAAAQSYLDEADKGALNPIYEFGNNIVDEEKIQIQRDSIRIPGFEFEIPLLNDEGYGEF; encoded by the coding sequence ATGACGAATCATTCTAGTGTGTTACCTCTTATTGTTGGTTTCGGTGGCTTTAATGCTGCCGGTCGCAGTTCTGGTCATCAGGCATACTCGCGCATGGTGCTGGAGTCACTCGGCGTAAATGAGCGAAATCAAACTATTGCTGGGTTATCTGCATTAATGGGTTTGAAGGGGGCTGATGAAGAGGCTGTGTTAAGCGGCACATTAGTAAGACGCCTAGAAACTAGGTTTTTTGACCCGGAAGCGGCCCCGGGCGTTAAAAAATTGGCACCAATGGATGCAGTGAAAGGCGTAAATCAATATTTGGTGTCTGGTAAAGAATTACCTAAGCCTTTACCCGCTGGTTGGACTGCAGAGCCATTGGACGAAGGCGGCAAACAGTTTCGCGTAACATTGCCTCAAGAGCAGGCAGTGTTTGTTGAGCATAATACGCCAATGGCAGTGCAGGCAGCGGGCCAATTGCCAACAGGTTTTGAGCCTGGCGATCACTACCGTTCACAGCACCACCCTCGCGGTTTGCAAATGTCTATTTTGGGCGCGTCAGATGCCGTTAAATCCATGGGTTTGGCGTGGTCTGAAATCGTTCAGCTCGTTACACCAGATCAAATTGCTGTATACAGCAGCAGTGTGATGAGCCAGCTAGATGCCACCGGTTTTGGCGGAATGATGCAAGCGCGTCAGCGCGGTGTGCGACCCACATCCAAGCAGTTGGCCATGGGTTTGAACACCATGCCAGCAGATTTTATTAATGCCTATGTGTTAGGTAGCTTGGGGGCAACGGCGGGGATTGCTGGAGCTTGTGCAACATTCTTATACAACTTGCGACAGGGAGTAGAAGATATTCGCTCGGGGCGTCGCAAAGTTGTTATTGTGGGTAGTGCCGAAGCGCCGATTGTGCCTGAAGTAATGGATGGCTATGCCGCTATGAGTGCATTGGCCACCGATACCAACCTTATGAAATTAGATGGCGTAGCAACGCCGGATTACCGCAGAGCCAGTCGTCCATTTGGTGATAACTGCGGTTTCACTTTGGCTGAGTCCTCTCAGTATGTTGTGTTAATGGCAGACGATTTGGCACTCGAACTTGGTGCCCAAGTGTTTGGTGCTGTGCCTGGTGTATATGTAAATGCCGATGGCTATAAAAAATCTATTTCTGCACCTGGGGCGGGTAACTATATAACCATGGCTAAAGCTGTTGGTTTGGCGCAAACCCTTGTGGGGGAGCAGGTAGTCAAGCATCAGTCGTTCGTGCAGGCACACGGCTCTAGTACGCCGCAAAACCGAGTAACCGAGTCGCGAATATTTGACCGCGTAGCGGAAGCTTTTGGTATAGAGAGCTGGCCGGTTGCTGCGGTTAAATCCTATGTTGGTCACTCATTGGGGCCGGCGAGTGGTGACCAGTTAGCTACAAGCTTAGGTATTTTCGCTAAAGGTATAGTGCCTGGTGTAAAAACTATAGCGAAAGTGGCTGACGATGTATTCGCGCAGCGCTTGTCTATTGGTTTAAACGACCAAAATGTGGGTGTAGAGAATTGCAGCGTGGCTTTCTTAAACTCTAAAGGTTTTGGTGGTAACAACGCCACGGCAACGGTATTTTCGCCAAGTATCGCGAATGGTTATTTGCTTAAAAAGTACGGCACAGAGCGCTTTGCTACATACTCATCTGCGCAAGAGAAAACAACCGCTGCGGCCCAATCTTATCTTGACGAAGCAGACAAAGGCGCGCTTAATCCTATCTATGAATTTGGCAACAATATTGTAGATGAGGAGAAAATTCAGATTCAGCGCGATTCAATTCGCATTCCTGGGTTTGAGTTTGAAATTCCTCTGCTAAACGATGAGGGATACGGCGAGTTTTAG
- a CDS encoding Hsp20 family protein, with protein sequence MRDFDLTPLYRSAIGFDRMAGLLDNLTRADQAQPSYPPYNIELTGEDQYRISMAVAGFEDTELSIEVKQGYLTVMGKKAEEKASRTFLHQGIAARNFERRFQLADYVRVVGANMDNGLLHVELVREIPEAMKPRTIQITSTKRNNVRSVDGSLGDSVREARPLDATGTN encoded by the coding sequence ATGAGAGATTTCGATTTAACCCCATTGTACCGTTCTGCTATTGGCTTTGATCGCATGGCCGGCCTGCTAGATAATTTAACGCGCGCCGATCAAGCTCAGCCATCTTATCCGCCTTATAACATAGAGTTAACTGGCGAAGATCAATATCGAATTTCTATGGCTGTTGCTGGCTTTGAAGATACAGAACTTTCTATTGAAGTTAAGCAAGGCTATTTAACGGTAATGGGTAAAAAAGCTGAAGAGAAAGCAAGCCGAACCTTCTTACATCAAGGAATTGCTGCGAGAAATTTCGAGCGCCGCTTCCAATTAGCTGACTATGTGCGAGTAGTAGGTGCCAATATGGATAACGGGTTGCTACATGTAGAGCTTGTGCGAGAAATACCAGAGGCAATGAAGCCGCGCACAATTCAAATTACTTCTACAAAACGTAATAATGTTAGATCTGTCGATGGTTCACTAGGTGATAGCGTGCGCGAAGCGCGGCCACTTGATGCTACTGGCACCAACTAA
- the nspC gene encoding carboxynorspermidine decarboxylase, whose protein sequence is MTQAKFTLDVTRVPSPCYVVDKAKLEQNLRILDYVQQQSGAKVLLALKAFSMFSLAPLVMKYLNGVCASGLNEAKLGREEFGKEVHTYSAAFRPQEFEEILAVSDHLVFNSFNQWETYKARCLAAQQDRPHLEFGLRINPEHSEGETPMYDPCAPCSRMGIPIKQFANKDLHGISGLHFHTLCEQDFAPLARTLDAVEEKFGDILPSLKWVNFGGGHHITRADYQVDALIERLNAFQTKYDVQVYLEPGEAIALNAGVFVSEVLDTLNNGMDIAILDASATCHMPDVIEMPYRPRITGAGEPGERNHTYRLGGPSCLAGDVIGDYSFSNPLQIGDRMTFEDMAIYTMVKNTTFNGINLPSICVWDSTTDELEVIKNFGYEDFKQRLS, encoded by the coding sequence ATGACACAAGCAAAATTCACTTTAGACGTAACACGGGTACCCAGCCCGTGCTACGTTGTTGATAAAGCCAAGTTAGAGCAAAACCTGCGCATTCTCGATTACGTGCAGCAGCAAAGCGGCGCCAAAGTGCTGCTCGCTTTAAAAGCATTTTCTATGTTTTCGCTCGCCCCGTTAGTAATGAAATATTTAAATGGTGTGTGCGCCAGCGGCTTAAACGAAGCAAAACTCGGCCGCGAAGAATTTGGCAAAGAAGTGCATACATACTCCGCAGCATTTCGCCCGCAGGAATTTGAAGAAATTTTGGCGGTAAGCGACCACCTTGTATTTAACTCATTTAACCAATGGGAAACATACAAAGCGCGCTGCCTAGCCGCACAGCAAGATCGCCCTCACCTAGAGTTTGGCCTGCGCATAAACCCAGAACATTCCGAAGGTGAAACCCCCATGTATGACCCGTGCGCGCCTTGTTCACGTATGGGTATACCTATCAAACAATTCGCCAACAAAGATCTTCACGGCATAAGTGGCTTGCACTTCCACACCTTGTGCGAGCAAGATTTCGCGCCTTTGGCACGCACACTCGACGCCGTGGAAGAAAAGTTTGGCGATATATTACCCTCACTAAAATGGGTGAATTTTGGTGGTGGCCATCATATTACCCGTGCAGACTACCAAGTAGATGCTCTAATTGAGCGCCTAAATGCATTCCAAACCAAATACGACGTGCAAGTGTACCTAGAGCCCGGCGAAGCTATTGCGCTTAACGCGGGTGTATTTGTAAGCGAAGTACTAGACACGCTTAATAACGGTATGGACATAGCCATTTTGGATGCCTCTGCCACTTGCCATATGCCCGATGTGATTGAAATGCCCTACCGCCCACGCATTACCGGTGCAGGTGAACCCGGCGAGCGCAATCACACCTACCGGTTGGGTGGCCCTAGCTGCTTAGCAGGCGATGTAATTGGCGACTACAGCTTTAGTAACCCGCTGCAAATTGGCGACCGAATGACCTTTGAAGACATGGCTATATACACCATGGTAAAAAACACCACCTTCAACGGCATCAACCTGCCATCTATTTGTGTGTGGGATTCGACCACCGACGAGCTGGAAGTGATTAAAAACTTCGGCTATGAGGATTTTAAACAACGTTTGTCCTAA
- a CDS encoding saccharopine dehydrogenase family protein produces MSKVLIIGAGGVGGVVVHKCAQLAEVFDEIVLASRTESKCKAIAAQLSRPIKTAQVDADNVEELTALLKAEKPDLVVNVALPYQDLHIMDACLNAGIDYLDTANYEPPEEAKFEYSWQWAYQEKFEKAGLTALLGSGFDPGVTNVYTAYLRKHYLDEIHELDIIDCNAGDHGQPFATNFNPEINIREVTAKGRYWKNGEWCETPPLTVNQSYDFPAGIGPKNIYLMYHEELESITKHFPEIKRARFWMTFSDNYLKHLEVLQNVGMTRIDPVDYNGTEVIPLQFLKSVLPDPGSLGPLTKGKTCIGCVAKGIKDGQEKIYYIYNICDHEECYAEVQSQAISYTTGVPAMIGAKMILENKWKRPGVWNMEQFDPDPFMDDLNQYGLPWQVVELDSTGLIS; encoded by the coding sequence ATGAGTAAAGTATTAATTATTGGCGCCGGTGGCGTAGGTGGTGTGGTTGTGCACAAATGTGCCCAGCTAGCAGAAGTATTTGACGAAATTGTTTTAGCTAGCCGTACCGAATCAAAATGTAAGGCTATTGCCGCGCAACTTTCGCGCCCGATTAAAACAGCCCAAGTTGATGCCGATAACGTAGAAGAATTAACTGCACTTTTAAAAGCAGAAAAGCCAGACCTAGTAGTTAACGTAGCCCTGCCCTACCAAGACCTACACATTATGGATGCATGCTTAAACGCTGGCATAGATTACTTGGATACAGCTAACTACGAGCCGCCAGAAGAAGCCAAATTTGAATACAGCTGGCAGTGGGCATACCAAGAGAAATTTGAAAAGGCAGGCTTAACAGCGTTATTAGGCAGCGGCTTTGACCCTGGTGTAACTAACGTATACACCGCCTATTTACGCAAGCACTACCTCGACGAAATTCACGAGCTGGATATTATCGACTGCAACGCAGGTGATCACGGTCAACCGTTTGCCACTAACTTCAACCCAGAAATCAATATTCGTGAAGTTACTGCGAAAGGTCGCTACTGGAAAAACGGCGAGTGGTGTGAAACGCCCCCGCTAACGGTAAATCAAAGCTACGACTTCCCTGCTGGTATTGGCCCCAAAAATATTTATTTGATGTACCACGAAGAGTTGGAATCAATCACCAAACACTTCCCAGAAATTAAACGTGCTCGTTTTTGGATGACCTTCTCCGATAACTACCTGAAGCACTTAGAAGTACTGCAAAACGTGGGCATGACCCGCATCGACCCTGTGGACTACAACGGCACAGAAGTTATTCCATTGCAGTTTTTAAAATCCGTACTGCCCGACCCAGGCAGCTTGGGCCCATTAACTAAAGGCAAAACCTGCATTGGTTGTGTAGCCAAAGGCATAAAAGACGGCCAAGAAAAAATTTACTACATATACAACATTTGCGATCACGAAGAATGCTACGCAGAGGTTCAATCACAAGCCATCTCTTACACCACTGGTGTACCAGCAATGATTGGGGCCAAAATGATTCTTGAAAACAAATGGAAGCGCCCAGGCGTTTGGAATATGGAGCAGTTCGACCCAGACCCATTTATGGATGATTTGAACCAATATGGCTTGCCTTGGCAAGTTGTTGAGCTAGACAGCACAGGTCTTATCTCTTAA
- a CDS encoding helix-turn-helix domain-containing protein: protein MADINSENTGEAKDTGAQLSERQQLLTSGAVAESLGRKLMRLRQDRGLSQRELARRAEMTNSTLSMIEQGKVSPSVASLERILSAIPISLEAFFSNSTAQVGVYKEQELARVDLPGSTILMLGLSETTLAGCYLAKQVIQPGASVTINWLRRSGVIAAMVAKGEVKVTIDADVHLLREGDCLHFNLRRSHSILNPGTMPAELICSSLPE, encoded by the coding sequence TTGGCAGATATCAATAGCGAAAATACAGGTGAGGCAAAAGATACTGGGGCGCAATTGTCTGAGCGCCAGCAGTTACTCACCAGTGGCGCTGTTGCCGAGTCCTTGGGGCGCAAGCTTATGCGCTTGCGTCAAGATAGAGGGCTCTCGCAGCGCGAGCTTGCCCGCCGCGCAGAAATGACCAACAGTACCTTATCTATGATAGAGCAGGGTAAGGTGAGCCCTTCGGTAGCATCGCTAGAGCGTATACTCAGTGCAATTCCTATATCACTAGAAGCATTCTTTTCGAATAGCACTGCGCAGGTAGGGGTCTACAAAGAGCAAGAGCTTGCTCGGGTAGATTTACCCGGCTCCACCATTCTTATGCTTGGGCTTTCCGAAACCACCTTGGCGGGGTGCTACTTGGCTAAACAAGTCATACAGCCAGGTGCTTCGGTCACCATTAATTGGCTGCGCCGCTCTGGCGTGATAGCCGCTATGGTGGCTAAGGGTGAGGTTAAAGTCACCATTGATGCCGATGTGCACCTCCTTCGCGAAGGGGATTGCCTGCACTTCAATCTGCGCCGCAGTCACTCAATTTTAAACCCCGGTACCATGCCTGCTGAGCTTATTTGCTCATCACTGCCCGAGTAA
- a CDS encoding class I SAM-dependent methyltransferase: MFVPSQYWLSAKSEKQEYDKHINTPEDTGYRTFLNRIFTPVLARLPAKAKGLDFGCGPGPTLSVMFEEQGAQVSLFDKFYYPDDAVLAKQYDFVTATEVWEHLSDPRLDLELLWQCVKPGGVLGVMTKLVRDAEAFKGWHYKNDPTHIIFFSLATLRYLEKKWGAILEVVAADSFIFTKPSN, encoded by the coding sequence GTGTTTGTTCCCAGCCAGTATTGGTTGAGCGCTAAAAGTGAAAAACAAGAATACGATAAACATATAAATACCCCAGAAGATACTGGTTATAGAACGTTTTTAAACCGTATTTTTACGCCTGTTTTAGCTCGTTTACCAGCTAAAGCCAAGGGGTTAGATTTCGGCTGCGGCCCAGGGCCAACCCTATCGGTTATGTTTGAAGAGCAGGGCGCGCAGGTAAGCTTGTTTGATAAATTTTATTACCCAGATGATGCCGTGCTAGCAAAGCAGTATGACTTTGTAACTGCAACCGAGGTGTGGGAGCATCTGTCTGATCCGCGCTTAGATTTGGAATTGCTATGGCAATGCGTAAAGCCGGGTGGCGTGCTGGGCGTAATGACTAAACTTGTGCGCGATGCCGAAGCTTTTAAAGGTTGGCATTATAAAAATGATCCAACCCACATAATCTTTTTTTCTCTCGCTACTTTGCGCTATTTGGAGAAAAAGTGGGGGGCGATATTAGAAGTAGTAGCTGCAGATTCCTTTATATTTACTAAGCCTAGTAATTAG